Proteins from one Thermococcus bergensis genomic window:
- a CDS encoding DUF3887 domain-containing protein, producing MRKLGLLLIIVFLSTFALAERPYDYVAEATFNALKTGDYYVLRPYLDEEMKRAFDENQFNAFRNDLISKYGEFKGYSFVKEGKTGEFILGYYNFEFERANVTIRLVFKEVNGEYKLSGIWIDAVNSKEAGIPLGVALFFPVLGGFLALLTFYMLGFKKIGVAEIILGIILVAITLGIQPLIQNAPFLAVGIRSNSEIVARGTIFVVFAAVWLGFVAGFFQESLKYGLSKGKYLNEALFIGIGFGLGEAILVPALQAIQLIALGGVTPSLTNALVSMLERYLATLFHAGTTVVLAYSYKNGFGKKALLALSVAHGIIDTFAAYYQFKPSPVVLAVIYVLLLTVSVLLLRYGLPKVKEEREEDRIVW from the coding sequence ATGAGAAAGCTCGGACTCTTGCTGATAATTGTTTTTCTTAGCACGTTCGCCCTAGCGGAAAGGCCCTATGACTATGTTGCTGAGGCCACATTCAACGCCCTTAAAACGGGTGATTATTACGTTTTGCGGCCCTATCTGGATGAGGAAATGAAAAGAGCCTTTGACGAAAATCAATTTAACGCTTTCAGGAACGATCTTATATCAAAATATGGGGAGTTTAAAGGCTACAGCTTTGTTAAAGAGGGGAAAACAGGAGAGTTCATACTTGGTTATTATAACTTTGAATTTGAGAGAGCAAATGTCACCATAAGGTTGGTGTTTAAAGAGGTCAACGGGGAATACAAGCTCTCCGGCATATGGATTGATGCAGTAAATTCAAAAGAAGCAGGTATTCCGTTAGGAGTTGCACTATTCTTCCCGGTCCTGGGAGGCTTTTTAGCATTGCTGACATTTTACATGCTTGGATTTAAGAAAATAGGTGTCGCGGAGATAATTTTGGGCATCATACTGGTTGCAATAACACTTGGCATTCAACCTCTAATACAGAATGCACCCTTCTTGGCAGTTGGTATAAGATCAAACTCGGAGATAGTTGCCAGGGGAACAATCTTCGTAGTTTTTGCGGCAGTGTGGCTTGGTTTTGTTGCTGGATTTTTCCAAGAGAGTCTGAAATATGGGCTTTCAAAAGGCAAGTATCTTAACGAGGCCCTTTTCATTGGTATTGGCTTTGGGCTTGGTGAAGCGATCCTTGTTCCTGCTTTACAGGCGATTCAGCTTATTGCATTGGGTGGGGTGACTCCAAGTCTCACTAATGCTCTCGTTTCCATGCTCGAACGCTACTTGGCCACTCTGTTCCATGCCGGAACAACCGTGGTTTTGGCTTACTCCTACAAGAACGGCTTTGGGAAGAAAGCCCTGCTGGCTTTGAGCGTTGCTCACGGCATAATAGACACCTTTGCTGCATATTACCAGTTCAAGCCATCACCAGTGGTTTTGGCTGTGATCTATGTGCTCCTCTTGACTGTCTCAGTGCTCTTGCTCCGCTATGGCTTGCCCAAAGTGAAGGAGGAGAGGGAGGAAGACAGGATTGTTTGGTGA
- a CDS encoding RsmB/NOP family class I SAM-dependent RNA methyltransferase: MGKLKLSDRQLYALIEALKLGEEVKPSQQAKRKAFAKYKIEGWENSKLTGIFYSIQRRLGLIDEIIEELVGVSPLILDPWLRATLRVAVEVAIFRDPNEKTLQHLKGLAQFLSKRTHPYVGYYYYELFPRIINYIPKLDTEEKRLKWEYLFPEWFIARMKVLLGEEAEELLKALNETLPTSIRVNRLKVSVEEVENYLKKKGIRFERSKRVETVIRILDPFNPEWLFNKGYAIAQEEASAVALLILSPKPGETVVDLAAAPGGKTTHMAELMENKGRIYAFDVDKARIKRMEEVLRRTGVKIAEVIKADGRKAPEILGEGIADKVMLDAPCTSDGTIAKNPELRWRLREKNIPKVVTLQKELIESAWKLLKPGGRLLYSTCSMLPEENEEVVRWFLERHPDAKLIPLRGPYDEGFLEGTMRAWPHRHKTIGFFYALIEKEKKH; the protein is encoded by the coding sequence ATGGGTAAGCTAAAGCTAAGCGACAGACAGCTCTACGCCCTGATAGAGGCCCTTAAGCTTGGGGAAGAAGTAAAACCCAGCCAGCAGGCAAAAAGAAAAGCATTTGCAAAGTATAAGATAGAAGGCTGGGAAAACTCCAAGCTAACGGGGATATTTTACTCTATCCAGAGGCGTCTGGGTTTAATAGATGAAATAATTGAAGAGCTTGTGGGGGTTTCTCCACTCATCCTCGACCCATGGCTGAGGGCAACTCTAAGGGTAGCCGTAGAAGTCGCTATCTTCAGAGACCCGAACGAGAAAACCCTTCAGCACCTCAAGGGGCTGGCTCAGTTCCTCTCGAAGAGGACTCATCCCTACGTGGGCTATTACTACTATGAACTTTTTCCAAGGATCATTAACTATATTCCAAAGCTCGACACGGAGGAAAAAAGACTCAAGTGGGAGTACCTCTTTCCGGAATGGTTCATAGCGAGGATGAAAGTGTTGCTTGGAGAAGAAGCCGAAGAACTCCTAAAGGCGCTAAACGAAACCCTTCCAACGAGCATAAGGGTAAATCGCCTTAAAGTGAGCGTTGAAGAGGTTGAGAACTATCTGAAAAAGAAGGGAATCCGCTTTGAGAGGAGCAAGAGAGTTGAAACCGTAATCAGAATTCTCGATCCCTTTAACCCGGAGTGGCTCTTCAACAAAGGCTATGCCATAGCGCAGGAGGAAGCTTCTGCCGTTGCACTTCTTATTCTCTCTCCAAAGCCCGGGGAGACAGTGGTGGATTTAGCAGCAGCTCCCGGAGGGAAAACTACCCACATGGCAGAGCTCATGGAGAACAAGGGTAGAATCTATGCCTTCGATGTGGACAAAGCCAGAATAAAGCGCATGGAAGAAGTCCTGAGGAGGACAGGAGTAAAGATTGCAGAGGTTATCAAAGCCGATGGAAGAAAAGCACCAGAAATTCTTGGCGAGGGAATCGCCGATAAAGTGATGCTCGATGCACCATGCACCAGTGACGGAACGATAGCAAAGAACCCGGAACTGAGGTGGCGCCTCCGGGAGAAGAACATCCCCAAAGTAGTAACCCTTCAGAAAGAACTTATCGAGAGCGCATGGAAGCTCCTGAAGCCGGGCGGAAGGTTGCTATACTCAACCTGCTCCATGCTTCCAGAGGAAAACGAGGAAGTCGTGAGGTGGTTCCTTGAAAGGCATCCAGATGCTAAGTTAATTCCTCTAAGGGGCCCTTACGATGAGGGCTTTCTCGAAGGGACGATGAGGGCCTGGCCCCACAGGCACAAAACCATAGGGTTCTTCTATGCGCTGATTGAAAAGGAAAAGAAGCACTAG
- a CDS encoding DUF432 domain-containing protein, producing MFGEYELKTQFIKVGDKKIHLLEEKEGVIRYRRDDVEKLIKNNGEKLKVLPSPALGYGVRLLMVRFREPVVIPPRDSIMGFVEAPVEIDVKVGDLSVDHFIVGKEKYALYGTLEAGVVCRYHVSSFYTKEPDAMGIAKLIISNPSPEWKSLERIVVPIRGTSMYYESRKAYYPLVVVTLKNHNPEINNTGRPPKEGLSGVGQGLSLPNFLMRW from the coding sequence ATGTTTGGGGAATATGAGCTAAAGACCCAGTTCATCAAGGTTGGCGATAAAAAAATCCACCTTCTTGAGGAAAAAGAAGGGGTAATCCGGTATAGGCGGGATGATGTAGAGAAGCTCATCAAAAACAACGGAGAAAAGCTTAAAGTTCTCCCTTCTCCAGCCCTCGGCTACGGTGTGAGGCTTCTCATGGTGAGGTTCAGAGAACCCGTTGTGATACCTCCTCGAGATTCAATAATGGGGTTTGTTGAGGCCCCGGTGGAAATTGATGTTAAGGTTGGTGACTTAAGCGTAGACCATTTCATAGTCGGAAAAGAGAAGTATGCTCTGTATGGTACGTTGGAAGCTGGTGTAGTCTGCCGCTATCACGTTAGTTCCTTTTACACGAAAGAGCCAGACGCAATGGGAATTGCAAAGCTTATAATCTCTAACCCCTCGCCTGAGTGGAAGTCTTTAGAGAGGATTGTAGTTCCAATACGGGGAACCTCGATGTACTATGAGAGCAGAAAAGCCTACTATCCCCTTGTAGTTGTCACGCTCAAAAACCACAATCCTGAGATTAACAACACAGGAAGGCCACCAAAAGAAGGGCTATCCGGAGTTGGACAGGGGTTATCTCTGCCAAACTTCCTAATGAGGTGGTGA
- a CDS encoding mechanosensitive ion channel family protein → MSTVNTTSLWEQGILGERVFLALTLGAVVKAVLVLVVGVIMAKLLRKYLLNFSRSTKYVWIVNEDTASTLYNLIVVIALVYAFDALGVLSIPVAGTKLSNLIAAFLVFYFSYIFAKKSKDYIIMRSSKQKLPEVQLKAKLFYYTIVTLAFFLALNIAGFSGKLSTLLAAAGITGIVLGFASQTVVSNFISGIFMYFDKPLKIGDPVEVAGYSGIVHDIRIFSTRIRTWDGLLVRIPNEKLFNSDIKNLQKYPARRVDIIVGIAYKEDAQRAIDVIKKTLEEMPYVLAEPEPAVFVDNLGDNSVNIAVRAWAPTEKWFDVRTQIVQKVKEALDREGIEIPFPQRVNWFAEELRVKVEKEG, encoded by the coding sequence ATGAGCACAGTAAACACAACTTCCCTCTGGGAACAAGGCATACTCGGAGAGCGGGTCTTCCTCGCCCTAACTTTGGGCGCTGTTGTAAAAGCAGTTTTAGTCCTTGTGGTTGGAGTTATTATGGCAAAGCTCCTTAGGAAGTATCTTCTTAATTTCTCAAGGAGTACCAAGTACGTCTGGATAGTTAACGAGGACACTGCATCGACGCTCTATAATCTAATAGTGGTTATAGCTCTTGTTTATGCCTTTGATGCTCTTGGAGTTCTCTCCATCCCGGTTGCGGGTACTAAGCTGAGCAATCTCATCGCGGCATTTCTTGTGTTTTACTTCTCTTATATCTTCGCCAAAAAGTCAAAGGACTACATCATAATGCGATCTTCGAAGCAGAAGCTTCCAGAGGTTCAGCTCAAAGCGAAGCTCTTCTATTATACCATAGTTACACTCGCTTTCTTCCTTGCCCTCAATATCGCTGGATTTAGCGGGAAGCTGAGCACACTATTAGCTGCTGCCGGAATAACGGGTATCGTCCTTGGTTTTGCTTCGCAGACTGTTGTCTCAAACTTCATCTCGGGCATCTTCATGTACTTTGATAAGCCCCTTAAAATAGGTGACCCGGTAGAGGTGGCAGGCTACTCTGGAATTGTTCACGATATTAGAATTTTTTCCACAAGGATACGGACATGGGATGGTCTTCTGGTCAGAATTCCAAACGAAAAGCTCTTCAACAGCGATATAAAGAACCTACAAAAATATCCAGCCAGAAGAGTGGACATAATCGTAGGAATAGCCTACAAGGAGGACGCCCAGAGAGCCATAGACGTCATCAAGAAGACCCTTGAGGAGATGCCCTACGTTTTAGCAGAGCCAGAACCGGCGGTCTTTGTAGACAACCTCGGAGACAACAGCGTTAACATAGCCGTGAGAGCGTGGGCGCCGACTGAGAAGTGGTTTGACGTTAGGACGCAGATAGTCCAGAAAGTTAAGGAAGCCCTCGATAGGGAGGGCATAGAAATACCGTTCCCGCAGAGGGTGAACTGGTTCGCGGAGGAGCTGAGGGTAAAGGTGGAGAAAGAAGGCTAG
- a CDS encoding METTL5 family protein, which produces MKKKHLAIILSKLKGFEEPKPELEQYRTPGDVAAELLWLAHSMGDIEGKIIADLGAGTGVLSIGASLMGAKKVYAVEKDKKALEIAMENAKTLNITNIEFVNAPVEDFNVKVDTVIMNPPFGSQNPKADRPFLLKAFDVSDVVYSIHLAKEEVRKFIEAFVKDNGFKITHRLTLPFEIPAQFFFHRKRLERILVDIYRFERD; this is translated from the coding sequence ATGAAGAAAAAACACCTCGCAATTATCCTCTCGAAGTTGAAGGGTTTTGAAGAACCTAAACCAGAGCTTGAGCAGTATAGAACTCCCGGTGACGTTGCCGCGGAGCTTTTGTGGTTAGCCCATTCCATGGGAGACATCGAGGGAAAAATCATAGCCGATCTTGGAGCCGGGACCGGGGTTTTAAGCATTGGAGCAAGCCTGATGGGGGCTAAAAAGGTTTATGCAGTCGAAAAAGACAAAAAAGCCCTTGAGATAGCGATGGAAAATGCAAAAACACTGAACATTACCAACATAGAGTTTGTGAATGCACCGGTAGAGGACTTCAACGTGAAAGTTGATACTGTGATAATGAACCCTCCCTTTGGAAGTCAAAACCCAAAAGCGGATAGACCTTTCCTTCTCAAGGCTTTTGACGTCAGCGATGTTGTTTATTCCATCCACCTCGCCAAGGAAGAAGTTAGGAAGTTTATTGAAGCTTTTGTTAAAGACAACGGCTTCAAAATTACCCACCGCCTAACCTTGCCCTTTGAAATCCCGGCCCAGTTTTTCTTCCACCGAAAAAGGCTTGAGAGGATTTTGGTAGACATTTACAGATTTGAGAGGGATTGA
- the hisS gene encoding histidine--tRNA ligase gives MDRIQRVKGTRDLLPEDMAKRRYVFEKIREVFEAYGFKEILTPTFEYTKLFELRSGEEVVEQLYAFEDKGGRNIALRPDLTSSVARLFVNYFQTAPKPIRWYYIANMFRYEEPQSGRLREFWQAGVELIGSPNIEADAEVIALFIESYLNTGLREFTVNIGDRVILDEFAKMLGVEDDIGLMRLIDKKDKMSREDFTKSLREFGLGEEEIEKVFALIELKGKPDDVLPKAYELFESETAREELKKIEELFELLKAYGVENYALVDFGIARGFDYYTSIVFEAIAPNDLGIGSIGGGGRYDNLIEVFGGKPTPATGFAIGIERLIPILESKGLLPELKVGSDVFIVYIGNELEIKKKAIEITQMLRKAKIKAEYDIQRRKLSKALDYANSIGARVVVILGKRDLAEGNVTIRNMESGEQITIPIEKTVEEVKKML, from the coding sequence ATGGACAGAATTCAGCGAGTTAAGGGAACAAGAGATCTGCTTCCCGAGGATATGGCAAAGAGAAGATACGTGTTTGAGAAAATAAGGGAAGTTTTCGAAGCTTATGGGTTTAAGGAGATACTCACACCAACTTTCGAGTACACAAAGCTCTTCGAGTTGCGGAGCGGGGAAGAGGTTGTTGAGCAGTTATACGCTTTTGAAGACAAAGGTGGAAGAAACATCGCCCTCAGACCTGATTTGACTTCAAGCGTTGCGAGACTTTTTGTGAACTATTTCCAAACCGCACCGAAGCCAATAAGATGGTATTACATAGCGAACATGTTCCGCTACGAGGAGCCGCAGAGTGGAAGGCTGAGAGAGTTCTGGCAAGCGGGAGTTGAGCTTATAGGCTCTCCAAACATAGAGGCTGATGCCGAGGTTATCGCACTTTTCATAGAAAGCTACCTCAACACAGGCTTGAGAGAATTCACAGTCAACATTGGGGACAGAGTCATTTTGGATGAGTTTGCGAAGATGCTCGGCGTGGAAGACGATATCGGGCTCATGAGGCTGATAGACAAAAAAGACAAGATGAGCAGAGAGGACTTCACAAAGAGCCTAAGAGAGTTTGGGCTCGGTGAAGAAGAGATAGAAAAGGTCTTCGCCCTAATAGAACTGAAGGGCAAGCCCGATGATGTTTTACCAAAAGCGTACGAGCTTTTCGAAAGTGAAACTGCAAGAGAAGAACTGAAGAAGATTGAAGAGCTTTTTGAACTGCTGAAAGCCTATGGCGTTGAGAACTACGCATTGGTAGATTTCGGAATAGCCAGAGGGTTTGACTACTACACCAGCATAGTCTTTGAGGCAATAGCTCCAAATGACCTTGGTATCGGATCGATAGGCGGCGGGGGAAGATACGACAACCTTATAGAGGTCTTCGGAGGAAAGCCAACCCCCGCAACGGGTTTTGCAATTGGTATAGAAAGGCTAATCCCAATCTTGGAGAGCAAAGGACTTCTGCCAGAGCTTAAAGTTGGAAGTGACGTCTTCATTGTGTACATAGGAAATGAGCTTGAGATAAAGAAAAAAGCCATAGAGATAACCCAGATGCTGAGAAAGGCAAAGATTAAGGCAGAATATGATATTCAAAGAAGAAAACTAAGCAAGGCGCTTGACTACGCCAACAGCATAGGCGCGAGAGTTGTGGTGATTCTCGGAAAGAGAGACCTAGCCGAGGGGAATGTCACAATAAGAAACATGGAAAGCGGAGAGCAAATAACGATCCCAATAGAAAAGACCGTGGAAGAAGTGAAAAAGATGCTGTGA
- the dph2 gene encoding diphthamide biosynthesis enzyme Dph2: MYELHEREVLEKLRELNAKRVLIQTPEGLKKEAQFLAEFLEENGIESLISGEVNYGACDPADKEAKMLGCDALIHLGHSYMVLNLEVPTIFIPAFAKVEVIEALSKNISEIRKLGKRIALVTTVQHIKDLQKAKEFLENEGFEVKVGKGDGRVSFPGQVLGCNFSAAKVEADGVLFIGAGYFHPIGVALATKKPTLAINPYSGDAIWMDKEAERLIRKRWAQIAKAYDAEKFGVITSTKKGQLRLGEARKIAKLLRERGKKAQLIVMNHISYPALEGFDFDAYVVVACPRVPIDDVDNWRKPVLTPRELEILLGLREDYEFDEIFGGKRDQDEPIGISLKLPKSL, from the coding sequence ATGTACGAACTTCACGAGAGAGAAGTTTTGGAGAAGCTGAGAGAGCTGAATGCGAAGAGAGTTTTGATTCAAACTCCTGAGGGCCTCAAGAAAGAGGCACAGTTTTTGGCAGAGTTTCTTGAAGAAAACGGCATAGAGAGCCTGATAAGCGGTGAGGTTAATTATGGCGCCTGCGATCCGGCAGATAAAGAAGCCAAAATGCTCGGGTGTGATGCCCTAATCCACCTCGGTCACTCATACATGGTGCTTAACCTCGAAGTTCCGACGATTTTCATTCCCGCCTTTGCAAAGGTAGAGGTGATTGAAGCGTTATCAAAAAACATATCTGAGATAAGAAAGCTTGGGAAGAGAATAGCCCTTGTTACGACGGTTCAGCACATAAAGGATTTGCAAAAGGCGAAAGAATTCCTTGAAAATGAAGGATTTGAGGTAAAAGTTGGTAAAGGAGATGGAAGGGTTTCCTTCCCGGGCCAGGTTTTGGGGTGCAATTTCTCTGCAGCAAAAGTGGAAGCCGATGGAGTTCTCTTTATTGGAGCAGGCTACTTCCACCCCATTGGCGTTGCTTTAGCCACAAAAAAGCCAACTTTAGCTATAAACCCGTACAGCGGCGATGCGATATGGATGGATAAAGAGGCAGAGCGGCTCATCAGGAAGCGCTGGGCACAGATAGCCAAGGCATACGATGCGGAGAAGTTTGGAGTAATAACAAGTACCAAGAAAGGCCAGCTGAGACTTGGAGAGGCCAGAAAAATCGCGAAGCTGCTGAGAGAACGTGGAAAAAAGGCCCAACTGATAGTTATGAACCACATAAGCTACCCAGCTCTGGAAGGCTTTGACTTTGACGCTTACGTTGTGGTCGCCTGCCCGAGGGTGCCGATAGACGATGTTGATAACTGGAGAAAGCCAGTGCTTACTCCAAGAGAGCTTGAGATTCTGCTCGGGCTGAGAGAAGACTATGAGTTCGATGAAATATTCGGGGGCAAACGGGATCAGGACGAACCCATTGGAATAAGCCTCAAGCTTCCAAAGTCTTTATAA
- a CDS encoding HD domain-containing protein, which produces MYTEEQLLSEIKELLENDELYALYEDTYRKYRYYFDTTNYIVLNVYRFNDHGAIHVLLTTRRALEVLKLLKKFGIETTAEKLGKPFEWSKFIVSFGALFHDIGNMIHRDKHYQFSVLLAEPIIDELTKRFEKKDWLLLKALTLNAIYTHDEAVPCTTIEGSCVTIADGCDMEEGRSRLAYKKDKVDIHAVSALAIDRVEIKEGDEDTPILVEVWMKHLAGIFQVDEILTKKVRSSLLSGKVKIRIHAGEETLEKVV; this is translated from the coding sequence ATGTATACTGAGGAGCAGCTTTTGAGTGAAATAAAGGAGCTTCTGGAGAATGACGAACTTTACGCCCTCTATGAAGACACTTACCGGAAGTATAGGTACTATTTTGACACAACGAACTACATAGTTCTTAATGTTTATCGGTTTAATGACCACGGTGCGATACACGTTCTCCTGACCACAAGGCGGGCTTTGGAGGTTCTTAAACTTCTTAAAAAATTCGGAATCGAAACAACGGCTGAAAAGCTGGGCAAGCCCTTTGAGTGGAGTAAGTTCATAGTCTCTTTTGGGGCTCTCTTTCATGATATCGGAAATATGATCCACAGGGATAAGCACTACCAGTTCAGTGTTCTTCTTGCCGAGCCTATAATAGATGAGCTTACCAAGAGATTTGAGAAAAAAGATTGGCTGCTTTTGAAGGCATTAACTCTGAACGCTATTTACACTCACGACGAGGCTGTTCCCTGCACCACTATTGAGGGGAGCTGTGTAACGATAGCGGATGGCTGTGATATGGAAGAAGGGAGAAGCAGACTTGCATATAAAAAAGATAAGGTTGACATCCACGCTGTTTCGGCCCTAGCCATTGACAGAGTTGAAATAAAGGAAGGCGACGAAGACACCCCTATCCTTGTGGAGGTGTGGATGAAGCACCTTGCCGGAATTTTTCAGGTTGACGAGATACTCACAAAGAAAGTTAGGAGCTCCCTCTTGAGCGGGAAAGTTAAAATTAGGATACACGCAGGAGAAGAGACCTTGGAAAAGGTGGTTTGA
- a CDS encoding PadR family transcriptional regulator, whose protein sequence is MEKFRKEIRAGIYAYLVLSFLKKEKTHGYALRKALENISGGKFVPSESTLYGILRTLERYNLIKGEWMEVGGRVRRYYEITKTGEEVLEELREEIELMRKVLEDNF, encoded by the coding sequence TTGGAGAAATTCAGAAAAGAAATTAGGGCGGGAATATACGCTTATTTAGTCCTTTCTTTTTTAAAAAAAGAGAAAACTCACGGTTATGCCTTAAGAAAAGCCCTTGAAAACATCAGTGGGGGAAAATTTGTGCCAAGTGAGAGCACTCTCTACGGAATCCTCAGGACCCTTGAGAGGTATAACCTGATAAAGGGAGAATGGATGGAAGTTGGAGGGCGGGTGAGGAGGTACTATGAGATAACCAAAACCGGAGAAGAAGTCCTTGAAGAGCTGAGAGAAGAGATCGAGCTTATGAGAAAGGTGCTCGAAGACAATTTTTGA
- a CDS encoding DUF434 domain-containing protein: MSSLLLAYDDLKYLLNRGYRKKYALEFVANHYRLSQKERHFLFRCVFSDGEIGERKAKLLQPEDLEGKVLGVDGFNVLITLESLLEGKAILCEDGLLRDLKHQGGYKISPRTPQTLALLVDFLRTLGLNEVRFFYDAPVSKSGKVAGLTRELLEEHSIPGKVKLSKAPDHDLKAFEVVVSSDIGIIEKVPFVVDLPQMIAEKKGLKYLSFIDVLKNPELLRL, from the coding sequence ATGTCTTCTCTCCTTTTAGCTTATGATGATTTAAAATACCTCCTGAACAGGGGTTACAGAAAGAAGTATGCCCTCGAGTTTGTTGCCAACCATTACAGGCTCTCCCAAAAGGAGAGGCACTTTTTATTCAGATGCGTCTTTTCGGATGGAGAAATTGGAGAAAGAAAAGCTAAGCTTCTCCAGCCAGAGGATTTGGAAGGAAAAGTTCTTGGGGTTGATGGTTTCAACGTGTTGATAACTCTCGAGTCTCTTCTTGAGGGAAAAGCCATTCTGTGCGAGGATGGACTTTTAAGGGATCTCAAGCACCAAGGAGGGTACAAAATAAGCCCAAGAACTCCTCAAACGCTGGCTCTTCTAGTTGACTTTCTAAGAACTCTGGGCTTAAATGAAGTCCGGTTCTTCTATGATGCACCAGTGAGCAAAAGCGGTAAGGTTGCCGGGCTTACTAGAGAACTTTTAGAGGAACATAGCATTCCCGGAAAAGTCAAGTTATCTAAGGCTCCGGATCATGATTTGAAAGCTTTTGAGGTTGTGGTCAGTTCAGATATAGGCATAATCGAAAAAGTCCCCTTTGTAGTGGATTTGCCCCAAATGATAGCCGAGAAGAAAGGGTTGAAGTACTTATCCTTTATTGACGTTTTAAAAAATCCAGAATTGTTAAGACTTTAG
- a CDS encoding MarC family protein → MISEVLSSALLMIIMIDPSDKILLVSLLREDFHIEDIKQLIIRANLIGFFLLILFALAGKIILQDIFHIDLNALRVAGGFVLFKIGLEALEGGGMVTLKKEKNILALAAVPVATPLIAGPAAITTAITLTAEYGIEVSALAIVIAILTTALIMIITLYAVENVSKTTLGVFIRIIGLFTMAIGAQMMVEGVGGIFLKLMASTTF, encoded by the coding sequence ATGATAAGTGAAGTTCTCAGCTCTGCACTGCTTATGATAATCATGATAGACCCAAGCGACAAAATACTCCTGGTTAGCCTGCTTAGGGAAGACTTCCACATAGAGGACATAAAACAGCTGATAATAAGAGCCAACCTCATAGGGTTCTTCCTTCTGATTCTCTTCGCCCTGGCTGGAAAGATAATACTGCAAGATATATTCCACATAGATTTGAACGCCCTCAGAGTAGCAGGCGGTTTTGTGCTCTTCAAAATAGGTCTTGAAGCTCTCGAAGGCGGTGGTATGGTAACGCTCAAAAAGGAGAAGAATATTTTAGCCTTAGCAGCCGTACCTGTTGCCACGCCCTTAATAGCTGGTCCGGCAGCAATCACAACCGCAATAACACTAACAGCAGAATACGGCATAGAGGTCTCTGCTCTGGCAATCGTAATAGCTATATTAACCACTGCTCTTATCATGATAATAACCCTCTACGCCGTCGAAAACGTAAGCAAAACAACGCTTGGCGTGTTTATCAGAATAATTGGTCTCTTTACAATGGCCATTGGAGCCCAGATGATGGTGGAAGGCGTTGGAGGAATATTCCTAAAGCTCATGGCATCAACAACTTTTTAA